From a region of the Fibrobacter sp. genome:
- a CDS encoding GNAT family N-acetyltransferase, which produces MMKEFFASPAVLHNVPESHFEKTISELENGTPYFDVYIFEADGKIAGYGAVTKTYSNEAGGLCYWFDEIYIREEFRGQGLGSAFIKQVIAENPDVKRFRLETEPENEAAVRLYKKLGFEPLEERQFTGLTLGISEGSYDKILKELAECRHRIMSIVAEDKQIDRVYRVNMQVFPLTEKIK; this is translated from the coding sequence ATGATGAAGGAATTCTTTGCAAGTCCCGCTGTTTTGCACAACGTTCCTGAAAGTCATTTTGAAAAAACCATTAGCGAACTAGAAAATGGCACGCCCTATTTTGATGTGTACATTTTTGAAGCTGATGGAAAAATTGCAGGCTATGGAGCAGTTACAAAGACATACTCCAATGAAGCTGGCGGACTTTGCTACTGGTTCGACGAAATCTACATCCGTGAGGAGTTCCGCGGACAAGGTCTTGGCAGTGCCTTTATAAAGCAGGTCATTGCAGAAAATCCAGACGTAAAAAGATTCCGCCTAGAAACGGAACCGGAAAATGAAGCTGCGGTTCGCCTGTACAAGAAACTGGGATTTGAGCCTCTGGAGGAACGTCAATTTACGGGACTCACCCTGGGGATTTCCGAAGGTTCCTACGACAAAATCCTTAAGGAACTGGCAGAATGCCGCCACCGCATTATGTCAATCGTCGCAGAGGACAAGCAAATTGATCGCGTCTACCGCGTCAACATGCAAGTGTTCCCCCTGACGGAAAAAATCAAGTAG
- a CDS encoding DMT family transporter, which translates to MKIGLKNSSGSMAIWHILAIATITFWGTSFVSTKVLINHGFSAVQIFTIRFAATYLMLLLAGMRHLRFRADSLKDELFFILGGITGCTIYFWAENTALTISQSSNVSLIVCTNPLLIMLAGIFIFKREKLLPRQIAGSLITFVGMILVVLNGKFILKLSPVGDMLAFCAAIAWTVYAYSTEKVRSKYSTLFAIRKIFFYGFLTSLPIFALDYFGLGTEGRFAAHPIPWDAFKEPVVIGNFLCLCIFSNLFGYLIWNKVMDKLGTVLASNYIYALPLITIITAALTIGEHISAVAIAGAAAIVTGMVMAEYKKK; encoded by the coding sequence GTGAAAATCGGCTTAAAAAACTCCTCCGGTTCCATGGCCATCTGGCACATTCTTGCCATTGCAACCATTACTTTCTGGGGAACCAGCTTTGTCAGCACCAAGGTACTGATCAACCACGGCTTTTCCGCGGTGCAGATTTTCACCATCCGCTTCGCAGCCACCTACCTCATGCTCCTGCTGGCTGGGATGCGCCACTTAAGGTTCCGTGCGGACTCCCTGAAAGACGAACTGTTCTTTATTCTTGGCGGCATCACCGGATGCACCATCTACTTCTGGGCAGAAAATACGGCGCTCACCATTTCCCAGAGCAGCAACGTTTCCCTAATCGTGTGTACCAACCCGCTGCTCATCATGCTGGCAGGCATTTTCATCTTTAAGCGAGAAAAACTGCTCCCCCGACAGATTGCAGGATCCCTCATCACCTTTGTGGGAATGATTCTCGTGGTGCTCAATGGAAAGTTCATCCTGAAGCTTTCGCCTGTTGGAGACATGCTGGCCTTCTGCGCCGCTATCGCCTGGACCGTTTACGCCTACAGTACAGAAAAAGTCCGTAGCAAGTATTCCACGCTTTTCGCCATTAGAAAAATCTTCTTCTACGGCTTTTTGACATCCCTACCGATTTTTGCACTGGACTACTTCGGCCTCGGAACCGAAGGACGTTTCGCTGCACACCCCATTCCCTGGGATGCCTTCAAGGAGCCGGTGGTCATCGGCAACTTCCTCTGCCTATGCATTTTCAGCAATCTTTTCGGCTACCTGATTTGGAATAAAGTAATGGATAAGCTGGGAACAGTCCTTGCATCCAACTACATCTACGCACTGCCACTGATTACAATCATCACGGCAGCCCTCACCATCGGCGAACACATTTCAGCGGTGGCCATCGCAGGCGCTGCAGCCATCGTGACCGGCATGGTCATGGCCGAGTACAAAAAGAAATAG
- a CDS encoding RNA polymerase sigma factor: MAFSKVYETFAPMVMRRCLALLKDEAEACDMMQNVFLRIYTNRNTLDLSSPSSLLWNTATRLCLNRIRDKKRRGLDVDCSEMLLQIADFDDELEAYESASLLKKIFAKEPESTRTMAVLHYVDNMTLEETAEAVGLSVSGVRKRLRTLQEKVKNLEVK, encoded by the coding sequence ATGGCTTTTTCCAAGGTTTACGAGACCTTCGCACCGATGGTGATGCGCCGTTGCCTTGCTCTCCTGAAGGATGAGGCCGAAGCTTGCGATATGATGCAGAATGTCTTCCTGAGGATTTACACAAACCGTAATACCTTGGACTTGTCATCTCCTTCCAGCCTTCTTTGGAATACGGCTACTCGCCTTTGCCTGAACCGTATCCGCGATAAGAAACGTAGGGGGCTGGATGTAGACTGCAGCGAAATGCTATTGCAGATTGCTGACTTTGATGACGAGCTGGAGGCTTACGAGTCTGCAAGTCTTCTCAAGAAGATTTTTGCCAAGGAGCCCGAGTCTACCCGCACCATGGCTGTGTTGCATTATGTCGACAATATGACTTTAGAGGAAACCGCGGAAGCCGTCGGGCTTTCTGTAAGCGGTGTCCGTAAACGTCTCCGCACTTTGCAGGAGAAGGTCAAGAACTTGGAGGTGAAGTAA
- a CDS encoding caspase family protein has translation MFRGAVNTFMTLMGLTFLFLLGAAGFSHAADNSIDRYVFAISANNGGKGRPVLRYAESDAKAFASVLKDMGGVQQKNIFLIREPSVSFLNSRLDDLDKMIAQGKGKNGRDEVLVYYSGHADEKGLRLGSELYAWTEFRKRVDALGADVKIAVIDACGSGAITRAKGGVAVPAFMVDQSSDMKGYAFITSSTQDEASQESDKLRGSFFTHSLVSGLRGAGDISGDGKVTLSEAYQFAFNETLLQTETTMGGAQHPSRDMNLAGTGDVVMTDLHTTSAVLDLDENIEGRLYIRDENGELVAELNKKAGRPMSLGLSEGKYTVNLQRGNDYMGASVEVVNGRREKLARANFSDVAAEKTVARGELGGKRSCANGDSVMCSLDSLDHSATFRTTFNAVDKDTLPRKGLQIGVFTSLTTDYMIGGQLSLFVNASKKEMHGIQVAGIANISRDHIEGAQISSIVNYAGSFDGLQLSHINIAKDNSEGVQISTVNLALDSLSVVQVGAINYAGYVPVQVGSINVAGASDVQVSAINVAASVEKTMVGAINVAGHNNSVDVGVINVAGSSKGRQIGLINVCGNCENTPIGLINIVGNGVWSASGIFNEMGGTGVKLDLGTAYFYTSFETSRNFKDGRLLKSYDDIWEDGFGVGTHFGMYGHHFALEYMFLNVADKYKGSYGGSDEDDEFAFHHRIRLGATSKLLPGVGLTGGLSLNLTSKGYADRNPLKPLGEYHDDFGSKKREARFWPGFYTGLTLGRF, from the coding sequence ATGTTTAGAGGTGCCGTCAATACTTTTATGACCTTGATGGGGCTGACCTTTTTGTTCCTGTTAGGTGCGGCCGGTTTTTCTCACGCTGCCGACAATTCCATTGACCGCTATGTCTTTGCCATCAGTGCCAATAATGGTGGCAAGGGCCGCCCTGTGCTGCGCTATGCTGAAAGCGATGCTAAGGCTTTTGCTTCTGTCCTTAAGGATATGGGCGGCGTACAGCAGAAGAACATCTTCTTGATTCGTGAACCCAGCGTTTCCTTCCTGAACAGCCGTCTGGATGATCTCGATAAGATGATTGCCCAAGGCAAGGGCAAGAACGGTCGCGACGAAGTGCTGGTTTATTACAGCGGCCATGCCGATGAAAAGGGCCTGCGCCTTGGCAGCGAACTTTATGCTTGGACGGAGTTCCGTAAGCGTGTAGACGCTTTGGGCGCCGACGTGAAGATTGCTGTGATTGATGCCTGCGGCTCCGGTGCCATTACCCGCGCAAAGGGTGGTGTGGCGGTTCCCGCCTTTATGGTGGACCAGAGCAGCGATATGAAGGGCTATGCCTTTATTACCAGCAGTACTCAGGATGAAGCTAGCCAGGAAAGCGACAAACTTCGCGGCAGTTTCTTTACCCACTCGCTGGTCAGCGGTTTGCGTGGAGCTGGTGACATTAGCGGAGACGGCAAGGTTACCCTTTCCGAGGCATACCAGTTTGCCTTCAATGAAACCTTGCTGCAGACCGAAACTACAATGGGCGGCGCCCAGCATCCTAGCCGTGATATGAATCTTGCTGGAACAGGTGACGTGGTCATGACGGACTTGCATACCACAAGTGCGGTTCTTGACTTGGACGAGAATATTGAAGGTCGCCTCTATATTCGTGATGAAAATGGAGAACTTGTTGCGGAATTGAACAAGAAGGCTGGCCGTCCCATGAGTCTTGGGCTTTCGGAAGGCAAGTACACCGTGAATCTGCAACGTGGCAATGATTACATGGGTGCGTCTGTGGAAGTGGTGAACGGACGTCGTGAAAAACTGGCCAGGGCAAACTTCAGTGACGTGGCTGCAGAAAAGACGGTGGCCCGTGGCGAACTAGGGGGCAAGAGGTCTTGCGCAAATGGCGATTCCGTCATGTGTTCTCTTGACTCGCTTGACCATAGCGCAACATTTCGTACCACATTCAATGCGGTCGATAAGGATACTCTTCCCCGCAAGGGCTTGCAGATAGGCGTCTTTACCTCTCTTACGACGGATTACATGATCGGCGGTCAGTTGAGCTTATTTGTAAACGCTTCCAAGAAAGAAATGCATGGCATCCAGGTTGCAGGCATTGCCAACATTAGCCGCGATCATATCGAGGGCGCTCAAATTTCCAGTATTGTGAACTACGCAGGAAGTTTTGATGGATTGCAATTATCCCATATCAACATCGCGAAGGATAATTCCGAGGGTGTTCAGATTTCCACCGTAAATCTGGCTTTGGATTCGCTTAGCGTTGTGCAGGTGGGTGCCATCAACTACGCTGGTTACGTACCTGTCCAGGTAGGCTCCATCAATGTGGCCGGAGCATCGGATGTTCAGGTGTCTGCCATTAACGTCGCTGCTTCCGTGGAGAAAACCATGGTAGGTGCAATCAATGTGGCGGGCCATAACAACTCCGTGGACGTGGGTGTCATTAATGTGGCAGGTTCCTCAAAGGGTCGCCAGATTGGTCTTATCAACGTGTGTGGCAATTGCGAAAATACACCTATCGGCCTTATCAACATTGTTGGCAACGGTGTATGGAGCGCTTCGGGAATCTTCAACGAGATGGGTGGTACCGGTGTCAAGCTGGACCTGGGTACGGCCTACTTCTACACTAGCTTTGAAACGTCCCGCAACTTCAAGGATGGTCGCTTGCTCAAGAGCTATGACGATATCTGGGAAGACGGTTTTGGCGTTGGAACCCACTTTGGTATGTACGGCCATCACTTTGCACTGGAATACATGTTCCTGAATGTGGCTGATAAGTATAAGGGCAGCTATGGCGGAAGTGATGAAGATGACGAGTTCGCCTTCCATCACCGTATTCGCCTGGGTGCAACATCCAAGCTGTTGCCTGGTGTGGGTCTGACCGGTGGCCTGTCCCTTAATTTGACGTCCAAGGGCTATGCAGATAGAAATCCCTTGAAGCCTCTGGGTGAATACCATGATGATTTCGGCTCGAAAAAGCGAGAAGCCCGTTTCTGGCCGGGATTCTATACTGGCCTGACCTTAGGAAGGTTTTAA
- a CDS encoding HD domain-containing protein: MLQEILIVRQNEAEANKTVANVLLATFCIFTVILILNLCKVFIIDQSVMIAAYGISALLLLSPQLLNRLVEPSNPRLKFVYIVLTNLFLFVIESTLSFHVIVVYAYPIAIASLYFSKRVTMFGLVFTTLVSIAGQFSGFFMNCVPDQNFLVMKRLVLFSVLPRTLCLCSFGYLIYFISERTTRLLDHQINDMARIKELNKDMVLGFANLVESRDESTGGHVKRTSRYVELLARELEKRGIYKDIVNAEFITNLVSAAPMHDIGKMSIPDHILQKPGKLTDEEYAIMKTHAENGGRIIKQTFSHIGDDNYRQMVYEVARYHHEKWNGKGYPEGRSKQEIPLAARIMAVADVFDAVSQKRCYREAIPVEECFNIIEKGSGSDFEPQLVDAFLGMKDKILRAMDEVQG; encoded by the coding sequence ATGTTGCAAGAAATTTTGATTGTCCGTCAGAATGAGGCTGAGGCCAATAAGACTGTTGCCAACGTGTTGTTGGCAACCTTCTGTATTTTTACTGTCATTCTGATTTTGAACCTGTGCAAGGTTTTCATTATTGATCAGTCGGTCATGATTGCGGCTTATGGGATCAGTGCACTGCTTCTGTTAAGCCCCCAGTTGCTCAATCGCCTTGTAGAACCGTCCAATCCAAGGCTCAAGTTCGTATACATCGTTCTCACCAACCTTTTTCTTTTTGTTATCGAAAGCACCCTTTCTTTCCACGTGATTGTGGTGTATGCTTACCCCATTGCCATTGCCAGCCTCTATTTCTCGAAGCGGGTGACGATGTTCGGCCTTGTCTTTACGACTCTTGTTTCTATAGCGGGGCAGTTCTCCGGATTCTTTATGAATTGCGTTCCGGATCAGAACTTTTTGGTAATGAAGCGTCTTGTGCTGTTTAGCGTTCTTCCTCGAACCTTGTGCCTTTGCAGTTTTGGCTACTTGATTTACTTTATTTCCGAACGTACCACAAGGCTTCTGGATCATCAGATTAACGACATGGCTCGAATTAAGGAGCTGAACAAGGACATGGTTCTTGGTTTCGCCAATCTTGTAGAAAGTCGTGATGAAAGTACCGGTGGCCATGTAAAACGAACCAGCCGTTATGTGGAATTGCTTGCTCGGGAACTTGAAAAACGTGGCATATACAAGGACATCGTGAATGCCGAGTTTATAACCAATTTGGTGAGTGCTGCTCCTATGCATGATATCGGCAAGATGTCCATCCCGGATCATATCCTGCAGAAACCGGGCAAGTTGACGGATGAGGAATACGCCATCATGAAGACCCATGCCGAAAATGGCGGCAGGATTATCAAGCAGACCTTCTCCCACATTGGAGACGATAACTATCGTCAGATGGTGTACGAGGTGGCCCGCTATCACCATGAAAAGTGGAACGGCAAGGGTTATCCCGAAGGTCGATCCAAGCAGGAGATTCCGTTGGCTGCCCGTATTATGGCGGTTGCCGATGTTTTCGATGCGGTTTCCCAGAAACGTTGCTACCGCGAGGCGATTCCTGTGGAGGAATGCTTCAATATTATTGAAAAGGGTAGTGGTTCTGACTTTGAACCCCAGCTGGTTGATGCATTCCTTGGCATGAAGGACAAGATTCTTCGAGCCATGGACGAAGTTCAGGGCTAG
- a CDS encoding HD domain-containing protein has protein sequence MIFCVLQICCLLLFAYVLINSSIQTRNLNLGKTSRFFKWIVVCAVIEFIFDGLSAYTVNNLDTVSAWANKWAHFFFLTSIDAVVFLVFCYLLHMVDCYPKSRKIKILLYSPLIINLLVVLTNLDQLHYVKSDLSYNCEGFAADACYIMATLYAIASLVVFLKKLRFIEKRKQVSIILYGISLLIIVFIKFLYPDLLITAAGVTLLVGGIYLNSENPVIRDLNHYQDEMVMGFATLVENRDDNTGGHIKRTSLYVERIAMEMQRRNLHADIMTKDFVNNLRMAAPMHDIGKIAIPDSILQKPGKLTEEEFNTMKTHSLKGGEIVRRTFANVSSEEYTKICYEVATHHHEKWDGSGYPAGLAGENIPLAARIMAVADVFDAVSEKRCYRNALPLESCFEIIDMGVGKSFDPQIAQLFLDIKEDIIAIHNNYMKQADA, from the coding sequence ATGATATTCTGCGTTCTTCAAATATGCTGTCTACTTCTCTTTGCCTATGTGCTGATTAATTCCAGCATCCAGACAAGGAATCTCAACCTGGGAAAGACCTCCAGGTTCTTCAAGTGGATTGTTGTTTGCGCCGTAATCGAATTCATTTTTGACGGTCTTTCTGCCTACACGGTCAACAACCTGGACACAGTTTCTGCATGGGCCAACAAGTGGGCACACTTCTTCTTCCTTACAAGCATCGATGCAGTTGTCTTTCTTGTATTCTGCTACCTGTTGCATATGGTGGACTGTTATCCCAAATCCCGGAAGATCAAGATACTGCTTTACAGTCCTCTCATCATCAACCTTCTTGTAGTCCTCACCAACCTGGACCAGCTGCACTACGTTAAAAGCGATCTTTCCTACAACTGCGAAGGATTTGCTGCCGACGCCTGCTACATCATGGCGACCCTCTACGCCATCGCATCCCTGGTGGTGTTCCTCAAGAAACTGCGGTTCATCGAAAAACGAAAGCAGGTCAGCATCATCCTTTACGGGATCTCCCTTCTGATCATTGTTTTCATCAAGTTCCTCTACCCGGACCTGCTCATAACTGCCGCGGGCGTTACCCTGCTTGTTGGCGGCATATACCTTAATAGTGAAAATCCAGTTATTCGCGACTTGAACCACTACCAGGATGAAATGGTCATGGGATTCGCAACCCTGGTAGAAAACCGCGACGACAACACAGGCGGGCACATCAAGCGAACCTCGTTATATGTGGAACGAATCGCCATGGAAATGCAGCGTAGAAACCTCCACGCAGACATCATGACCAAGGACTTCGTCAACAATCTGAGAATGGCCGCCCCTATGCACGATATCGGAAAAATCGCCATTCCTGATTCCATTCTTCAAAAGCCCGGCAAACTTACCGAAGAAGAATTCAACACAATGAAAACCCACTCCCTGAAGGGAGGCGAAATTGTCCGCAGAACCTTCGCCAATGTCAGCAGCGAAGAATACACCAAGATCTGTTACGAAGTGGCCACACACCATCACGAGAAATGGGATGGCAGTGGCTACCCGGCAGGGCTGGCCGGCGAAAATATTCCTCTTGCCGCAAGAATCATGGCCGTGGCAGACGTATTTGATGCCGTGTCAGAAAAGCGCTGCTACAGAAACGCACTTCCCCTGGAATCCTGCTTTGAAATCATTGATATGGGCGTAGGCAAGTCCTTCGACCCGCAAATCGCCCAGCTCTTCCTCGACATCAAGGAAGATATCATCGCTATTCACAACAACTACATGAAGCAGGCAGACGCCTAG
- a CDS encoding TonB-dependent receptor plug domain-containing protein: MFLRIVALLLALPLLVLAQDGAALQADAPRTILFYGVVQDTSFSAGEKLNVEILESGEAIQTTVGENFQVTLPEDTLWNVCVTNSDTSGAEKEKCYELVYTGQDSVFSHVLGDAGLTDSTAEPPAIPAEIASAGNDPLEKGAGANASADPGAAAASGAETSNAADSNVAGSSASAPKDSSDDVDVDALLAAGNNGKVTEMKKVVVQLRRRPKRKAGESVVSAKSIKRMPGLGEADVIRSIQQLPGVVASSDFSTKIYVRGGAADQNLFLYDNAVVYSPTHFFGLFSTFLVETIDGVEFYKSGFPSQYGNRLSSVLKMDGRAGGNDTTEEWFSRSGFKISTFAAQLHTEGHKGNARWILAGRTTYIGYILDLCNAIGLLDLDIDYEFVDLQGDFIYDFTPDTRVKFSFYVGKDVLAFDPLYVDWGNVAIPINITHRIDGDWDYNATFAFSRFYQTMELTDLIHIGQDLYTFAGKQWLNFRGIDNHVLTMGYELEYDWDKFYEYISSMRVTDIQKPLHHVLYGQDAWRLNDDWVFTYGLRLNYQDLSKDFGIEPRTSLVWSIDQTKTLEFYAGHYLQYMNSIMFGDGESLNEFYYPSVTTSKGKHLEPARSNLFAVEYKQAQIADEYDFTAGAYFKTQNNLNTFMMQQDSTDETASDDFLLADNFGTAEGYSLGYELSLRKEKGAVFGGINWSQSLSVLKSNDGTKAYFPSWHQPYAVKLDAGINWKGDENAIWPHEIKGRYFRSSVVLKYSAGMPISEYKGYFYEQKMEDQKYRENIQVIPGSRNAGRQTDYFRIDVKAIDIGRENKWNFSWTIINLTDHDNMFYTYYDTRKNPPEYNSISQFPFLPIMLNYEYYF; this comes from the coding sequence GTGTTTTTAAGAATCGTTGCGCTTTTGCTGGCCTTGCCTTTGTTGGTTTTGGCTCAGGATGGGGCTGCTCTTCAAGCAGATGCCCCTCGCACGATTCTTTTTTACGGCGTTGTCCAGGATACTTCGTTTTCCGCAGGTGAAAAACTGAATGTGGAAATTCTGGAATCCGGTGAGGCGATCCAGACAACGGTAGGCGAAAATTTCCAGGTAACGCTTCCCGAAGACACTCTCTGGAATGTGTGCGTTACTAATTCCGATACTTCCGGCGCCGAAAAGGAAAAATGCTATGAGCTGGTTTATACGGGTCAGGATTCCGTATTTAGCCATGTGCTCGGTGACGCGGGCTTGACGGACTCTACCGCTGAGCCGCCAGCGATTCCTGCTGAAATTGCTTCCGCTGGCAATGATCCGCTCGAAAAGGGTGCTGGCGCGAATGCTTCTGCAGATCCGGGGGCTGCTGCAGCATCGGGTGCAGAAACTTCGAATGCTGCGGATTCAAACGTTGCGGGTTCCAGTGCCTCCGCCCCGAAGGATAGTTCCGACGATGTGGATGTGGACGCCCTTCTTGCCGCAGGCAATAACGGCAAGGTGACCGAGATGAAGAAGGTGGTGGTGCAGCTGCGCCGCCGCCCCAAGCGAAAGGCCGGCGAGTCTGTTGTTAGCGCCAAGTCCATCAAGCGCATGCCTGGCCTTGGTGAAGCCGACGTGATCCGTAGTATCCAGCAGTTGCCTGGTGTGGTGGCAAGTTCCGACTTCAGCACTAAAATTTACGTTCGCGGCGGCGCAGCGGATCAGAACCTGTTCCTGTACGATAACGCGGTAGTGTACTCCCCGACGCACTTCTTTGGCTTGTTCAGCACCTTCCTGGTGGAAACTATCGACGGTGTCGAGTTCTACAAGAGCGGTTTCCCGTCACAGTACGGCAATCGCCTCAGTTCTGTGCTGAAGATGGATGGACGTGCAGGCGGTAACGATACCACCGAGGAATGGTTCAGCCGATCTGGTTTCAAGATCAGTACCTTTGCGGCCCAACTCCATACCGAAGGCCACAAGGGAAACGCCCGCTGGATTCTTGCCGGGCGCACAACCTACATCGGCTACATTCTGGACTTGTGCAATGCCATCGGCCTTCTGGACTTAGACATCGATTATGAATTTGTAGACTTGCAGGGAGACTTCATTTACGACTTTACTCCCGATACCCGTGTCAAGTTTAGCTTCTACGTGGGCAAGGATGTTCTGGCCTTTGACCCCCTTTATGTGGACTGGGGCAATGTAGCCATTCCCATCAATATCACGCACCGAATTGATGGAGACTGGGATTATAATGCAACGTTTGCGTTCAGCCGTTTCTACCAGACCATGGAATTGACGGACCTGATTCATATCGGTCAGGACCTTTACACCTTTGCGGGTAAACAGTGGCTCAACTTCCGCGGTATCGATAATCATGTGCTGACCATGGGTTACGAACTGGAGTATGACTGGGACAAGTTCTACGAATACATTTCCAGTATGAGGGTGACGGACATCCAGAAACCCTTGCATCATGTGCTTTACGGTCAGGATGCCTGGCGACTGAATGACGACTGGGTGTTTACTTACGGTCTGCGCCTGAATTACCAGGATCTTTCAAAGGACTTTGGCATTGAACCTCGAACCTCACTGGTGTGGTCCATTGACCAGACAAAGACCCTTGAGTTCTATGCCGGTCATTATCTGCAGTATATGAATTCCATCATGTTTGGTGATGGGGAATCCTTGAATGAGTTCTACTATCCGTCGGTGACCACTTCCAAGGGCAAACATCTGGAACCCGCCCGCTCCAACCTCTTTGCCGTGGAATACAAGCAGGCCCAGATTGCCGATGAATATGATTTTACTGCAGGGGCCTATTTCAAGACACAGAACAACTTGAACACTTTCATGATGCAGCAGGATTCAACGGATGAAACCGCGTCGGATGACTTTTTGCTGGCAGATAACTTTGGAACGGCCGAGGGCTATTCCCTGGGTTACGAACTTTCCCTGCGAAAGGAAAAGGGCGCTGTCTTCGGCGGTATCAACTGGAGCCAAAGCCTGAGCGTTCTAAAGTCGAACGATGGAACGAAGGCCTATTTCCCCAGCTGGCATCAGCCCTACGCGGTAAAACTTGATGCGGGCATCAACTGGAAGGGCGATGAAAATGCTATCTGGCCTCACGAAATCAAGGGTCGCTACTTCAGGTCTTCCGTAGTGCTAAAATATTCTGCAGGTATGCCTATCAGCGAATACAAGGGATACTTCTACGAACAGAAGATGGAAGATCAGAAGTATCGCGAAAATATCCAGGTGATTCCCGGCTCCCGAAATGCGGGCCGGCAGACGGACTATTTCCGCATTGATGTGAAGGCCATCGATATCGGTCGCGAAAACAAGTGGAACTTTAGCTGGACTATCATCAACTTGACCGATCATGACAACATGTTCTACACCTACTACGATACGAGAAAGAACCCGCCGGAATATAATTCTATTTCTCAGTTCCCCTTTTTGCCTATTATGCTGAACTATGAGTATTACTTCTAA
- a CDS encoding DUF3450 domain-containing protein, whose product MKIKLLTVLLFTAVFAGNAFADVDSDIRDLQLEKEKLNSEIAKLNSQIAATDSMLKADDARYKTLQERYKNDSERRKSEIDSLNVKIKDVAAQLNDERNKQARAKNRSENVTSKRKALMTALASIGKQLEFQISQTLPWDRETRLDRAKALTRDIESGNASAEEAFSRMKALIAEETKFGDEVSIINSPLTRKNGELINAQILRIGNQWMVYSDDNGTVYGSLVRKCAKAEGTANKDCAAVEYEWNEDLNLEERAAVKFAIDVKQAKKPPQMVTLPVSLSVVGEGK is encoded by the coding sequence ATGAAGATAAAACTACTGACAGTTCTTTTGTTTACAGCGGTGTTTGCAGGCAATGCCTTTGCGGACGTAGATTCGGATATTCGTGATCTGCAGTTAGAAAAGGAAAAGCTGAATAGCGAAATCGCAAAGCTGAATTCCCAGATTGCAGCTACCGATTCCATGCTGAAGGCGGATGACGCTCGCTACAAAACTTTGCAGGAACGCTATAAGAACGATTCGGAACGTCGCAAGTCCGAAATCGATTCCTTGAATGTAAAGATCAAGGACGTTGCTGCCCAGCTGAACGATGAACGCAATAAGCAGGCTCGCGCCAAGAACCGCAGTGAGAATGTTACGTCAAAACGTAAGGCGCTGATGACGGCCCTTGCCTCCATTGGCAAGCAGCTGGAATTCCAGATTTCCCAAACTCTTCCCTGGGACCGTGAAACCCGTCTGGATCGCGCCAAAGCCTTGACCCGTGATATTGAAAGTGGCAACGCCTCTGCAGAGGAGGCTTTCTCCCGCATGAAGGCTCTCATTGCCGAAGAAACCAAGTTCGGTGATGAAGTGTCCATCATCAATTCTCCGCTGACCCGCAAGAACGGCGAACTTATCAATGCCCAGATTCTTCGTATCGGAAATCAGTGGATGGTCTATAGCGATGACAACGGAACGGTTTATGGCTCCCTGGTTCGTAAGTGTGCTAAGGCCGAAGGAACTGCAAATAAGGACTGCGCCGCTGTTGAATACGAATGGAACGAAGACTTGAATCTGGAAGAACGCGCCGCCGTGAAATTTGCCATCGATGTAAAGCAGGCCAAGAAGCCGCCTCAGATGGTGACACTGCCTGTAAGCCTTTCTGTGGTAGGGGAGGGTAAGTAA